The Candidatus Sulfotelmatobacter sp. genome has a window encoding:
- a CDS encoding carboxypeptidase regulatory-like domain-containing protein — MPACAINRPRKAFSLQVAIALLLLSTLASAQSLTGTVKNSTTGRPAAGDEVILLSLGQGMEEAGRTKSDAKGNFSFKLDSQGPHLIRVIHQEVTYHRMVPPGTTSVEVAVYDVGKKVEGISVVADIMRFQATQGQLQVERTFAVLNNSKPPRTQMNEHNLEFYVPDGATINEGQAMTAGGQPVNSAPVPEGANAKNRYAFLFPLRPGETRFSVVYSVPYTGSINIDAKSVYPLEHFVAIAPKAMQFAAAPGTNFTVAPYPGQPDANVEVASNLALGQPMAFKLSGEGMLASQAEEGEQQPSQGQGQGQASAAQPESRPGGGLGPPIDAPPPTQKYQWYILGGLALALVVGGVYVASRQQAANRDARAKGKGFPALESEDDYELAEVAVAHESRAVSARPQPASARGASPSMLLEALKEELFQLEVEHTQGKITREEYLQAKAALDQTLQRALKREAQKA; from the coding sequence GTGCCCGCATGCGCGATAAACAGGCCCCGCAAGGCGTTCTCTCTACAAGTCGCGATCGCCCTGCTGCTCCTCTCCACCCTCGCCTCCGCCCAATCCCTGACCGGCACGGTAAAGAACTCCACCACCGGCCGCCCCGCCGCCGGCGACGAGGTTATCCTGCTCAGCCTCGGCCAAGGCATGGAAGAAGCCGGACGCACCAAATCCGACGCCAAGGGCAATTTCTCCTTCAAGCTCGACTCGCAAGGCCCGCACCTGATCCGCGTGATCCACCAGGAAGTCACCTACCACCGCATGGTCCCTCCGGGAACAACGTCGGTCGAAGTCGCCGTCTACGACGTCGGCAAGAAAGTCGAAGGCATCTCCGTCGTCGCCGACATCATGCGCTTCCAGGCCACTCAGGGCCAGCTCCAGGTCGAGCGCACTTTCGCCGTCTTGAACAACTCCAAACCGCCGCGCACCCAGATGAACGAGCACAACCTGGAGTTCTACGTCCCCGACGGCGCCACCATCAACGAAGGCCAGGCCATGACCGCCGGAGGCCAGCCCGTAAATTCCGCTCCTGTTCCGGAAGGGGCGAATGCCAAGAATCGCTATGCATTCCTCTTCCCGCTTCGTCCCGGCGAGACTCGTTTCAGCGTCGTCTACAGCGTCCCCTACACCGGCAGCATTAACATCGACGCGAAAAGCGTTTATCCGTTGGAGCATTTCGTCGCCATCGCTCCCAAGGCCATGCAATTTGCCGCCGCGCCCGGCACCAACTTTACGGTCGCGCCTTATCCCGGCCAGCCCGATGCCAATGTGGAAGTAGCCTCCAATCTGGCACTCGGCCAGCCCATGGCCTTCAAGCTCAGCGGAGAAGGCATGCTGGCATCCCAGGCAGAAGAAGGGGAGCAGCAACCCAGCCAGGGACAGGGACAAGGACAAGCTTCAGCCGCGCAACCGGAAAGCCGTCCCGGCGGCGGCCTCGGCCCGCCCATCGACGCCCCCCCGCCCACGCAGAAATATCAGTGGTACATCCTCGGCGGATTAGCCCTGGCGCTGGTCGTCGGCGGAGTCTACGTAGCCTCCCGCCAGCAAGCCGCCAACCGCGACGCCCGCGCCAAAGGCAAAGGTTTCCCAGCGCTGGAAAGCGAAGATGATTATGAACTGGCGGAAGTTGCCGTCGCGCACGAGTCCCGCGCCGTCAGCGCTCGCCCGCAACCGGCATCCGCCCGCGGCGCATCTCCGTCCATGCTCCTCGAAGCCCTGAAAGAAGAACTCTTCCAGCTCGAAGTCGAACACACACAAGGGAAAATCACGCGGGAAGAATACCTACAGGCGAAAGCAGCCCTCGACCAAACCCTCCAGCGCGCCCTGAAACGCGAAGCGCAAAAAGCGTAG
- a CDS encoding zinc metalloprotease HtpX, which translates to MGNMFKTAFLLTAMTLLLMFFGRYFGGENGMFLALAFAAVMNFVSYFYSDKIALTMYHAQPVTREQLPRAYAAVERLTQKIGIPMPKMYVIPTDSPNAFATGRNPQHASVAVTHGILGLLNDEELEGVLAHELGHVNNRDILISSVAATIAGAITMLASMGRWAMLFGGYGGGDRDRRGGGGLTALFMLIVAPIAAAMIQMAVSRSREYEADATGAHFTGNPYALASALQKIDAYARRMPMQASPSTAHLFIIQPFLGVSAGAFANLFSTHPPVAKRIERLTGRPAEFVQ; encoded by the coding sequence ATGGGAAACATGTTTAAAACCGCGTTCCTGCTGACCGCGATGACGCTGCTGCTGATGTTCTTCGGTCGCTACTTCGGCGGCGAGAACGGGATGTTCCTGGCGCTGGCCTTCGCCGCCGTCATGAACTTCGTCTCGTACTTCTACTCCGATAAGATCGCGCTGACGATGTATCACGCCCAGCCCGTCACGCGCGAGCAACTGCCGCGCGCCTACGCCGCCGTCGAGCGCCTCACGCAGAAAATCGGCATTCCGATGCCGAAAATGTACGTCATCCCCACGGACTCGCCCAACGCCTTCGCCACTGGCCGAAATCCGCAACACGCGTCCGTCGCCGTCACGCACGGGATTTTGGGTCTACTGAATGACGAAGAACTCGAAGGCGTACTCGCCCATGAACTCGGCCACGTCAACAACCGCGATATCCTGATCAGTTCGGTCGCCGCAACCATCGCCGGCGCTATCACCATGCTCGCAAGCATGGGACGCTGGGCCATGCTCTTCGGCGGCTACGGAGGCGGTGACCGCGACCGCCGCGGCGGCGGAGGCCTGACCGCCCTCTTCATGCTGATCGTCGCCCCCATCGCCGCAGCGATGATTCAAATGGCCGTTTCACGCTCCCGCGAATACGAAGCCGACGCGACCGGCGCACACTTCACCGGCAATCCCTACGCCCTGGCCAGCGCCCTGCAAAAAATCGATGCCTACGCGCGCCGCATGCCCATGCAGGCCAGTCCCTCGACCGCGCACCTCTTCATCATTCAGCCGTTCCTGGGAGTGAGTGCCGGAGCCTTCGCGAACCTGTTCTCGACCCATCCTCCAGTCGCGAAAAGAATTGAGCGGTTGACGGGACGACCGGCGGAGTTTGTGCAGTGA
- a CDS encoding MoxR family ATPase, producing MSPETAIAVSPQAADKAADKAKDLEKALLRVIRGKDDVVRLALVSIFARGHLLIEGVPGVGKTTLGQALARAIDCKFQRVQFTSDMLPSDVLGISVYSALQQEFEFKRGPVFTNVLLADEINRTTPKTQSALLEAMNEAQITVDAHSYELPQPFLVIATQNPVEHHGTYPLPESQLDRFLMRVRMGYPDAQAERQILRSEAGAAHLDDLRPVLTGADVLAMQQAVKQVRVDDSLVTYALEIVRRTRESEFLSLGVSPRGSQALYRAAQAMAFLEGRTFCTPEDIKPLVVPVFAHRVAVSGLYASTLKKSEQSDQVLKEIIENVAVPM from the coding sequence ATGTCGCCTGAGACCGCTATCGCCGTTTCTCCCCAAGCCGCCGACAAGGCCGCTGACAAAGCTAAAGATCTCGAAAAAGCTCTCCTGCGCGTGATTCGCGGCAAGGACGACGTCGTCCGCCTCGCGCTGGTCAGCATTTTCGCCCGCGGACACCTGCTGATCGAAGGCGTTCCCGGAGTTGGCAAAACGACGCTCGGACAAGCCCTCGCCCGCGCCATCGACTGCAAGTTTCAGCGCGTGCAGTTCACCAGCGACATGCTGCCCTCCGACGTTCTGGGGATTTCGGTCTACTCGGCACTGCAACAGGAATTCGAATTCAAGCGCGGGCCGGTATTCACGAATGTTCTGCTGGCCGACGAAATCAACCGCACCACGCCCAAAACGCAGTCCGCGCTGCTCGAGGCCATGAACGAGGCCCAGATCACCGTCGACGCGCACTCTTACGAGTTGCCGCAACCATTCCTGGTAATTGCCACGCAGAATCCCGTCGAGCATCACGGAACATATCCGCTGCCCGAGTCGCAACTGGATCGCTTCCTGATGCGCGTACGCATGGGATATCCCGACGCGCAAGCCGAGCGCCAAATTCTGCGCTCTGAAGCTGGCGCCGCGCATCTCGACGATCTGCGCCCCGTTCTCACCGGCGCGGATGTGCTCGCCATGCAGCAGGCGGTAAAACAAGTTCGCGTCGACGATTCGCTCGTAACCTACGCTTTAGAGATCGTGCGCCGCACCCGCGAGTCGGAATTTCTCTCGCTCGGCGTTTCGCCCCGCGGATCGCAAGCTCTCTACCGCGCCGCGCAAGCCATGGCCTTTCTCGAAGGCCGTACGTTTTGCACGCCCGAAGATATCAAGCCGCTGGTCGTCCCCGTCTTCGCTCACCGCGTCGCCGTCAGCGGCCTCTACGCCTCGACCCTGAAAAAATCCGAGCAGTCGGATCAGGTGCTGAAAGAGATTATCGAGAATGTCGCAGTGCCGATGTAA
- a CDS encoding DUF4149 domain-containing protein: MSFLRFLMLMSLVAWIGGLIFFAFVLAPTVFAPGVLPNTHLAGNIVGRSLGKLHWIAIVSGIIFLASSLFYSRITDGTAHFFAVRHVLICLMLGLTLLSQFWIIPRMDTLRAQVSDFATVPLDNPARAEFDSLHAWSTRVESAVLLLGLVAIYLTANAFHQP, encoded by the coding sequence ATGTCCTTCCTTCGCTTTCTCATGCTGATGTCGCTGGTCGCCTGGATCGGCGGGTTGATTTTCTTTGCGTTTGTGCTGGCACCCACGGTGTTTGCTCCGGGTGTTCTGCCTAACACGCATCTTGCTGGAAACATTGTCGGACGATCTTTGGGCAAGTTGCACTGGATCGCCATCGTTTCGGGAATAATATTTCTTGCCAGTTCTCTGTTTTATAGCCGCATCACCGACGGGACTGCGCATTTTTTCGCCGTTCGTCACGTGCTCATCTGCCTCATGCTGGGACTCACGTTGCTCTCGCAGTTCTGGATTATTCCGCGCATGGATACGCTGCGCGCCCAAGTCAGCGATTTCGCGACCGTGCCGCTGGACAATCCCGCGCGCGCGGAGTTTGATTCTTTGCATGCATGGTCGACGCGCGTGGAGAGTGCGGTGCTGCTGCTGGGCTTAGTGGCGATTTACTTAACGGCGAACGCCTTCCATCAACCCTGA
- a CDS encoding DNA-3-methyladenine glycosylase I, whose translation MAESARIRCAWANNDLAIRYHDEEWGIPVHDDRTLFEFLILEGAQAGLSWNTILNKRDNYRKAFDGFDPERVARYDRRKIARLLRDPGIVRNKLKIASAVENAKAFLRIQKEFGSFDVYIWRFVGGKPKVRSPKSLKQVPAKTLESDAVSKDLKKRGFNFVGSTICYAFMQAVGMVNDHVVGCFRYKQAGSQG comes from the coding sequence ATGGCAGAAAGTGCACGAATTCGCTGCGCCTGGGCCAACAACGACCTCGCCATTCGCTATCACGATGAAGAGTGGGGCATTCCGGTCCACGATGATCGGACGCTGTTCGAATTCCTGATTCTCGAAGGCGCGCAGGCCGGTTTGAGTTGGAACACAATCCTGAACAAGCGCGACAACTACCGCAAAGCTTTCGACGGATTCGACCCCGAGCGCGTCGCCCGTTACGACCGCCGAAAGATTGCGCGCCTGCTGCGTGATCCAGGCATCGTGCGCAATAAACTTAAAATTGCATCGGCGGTGGAAAATGCGAAAGCTTTCCTGCGCATTCAAAAAGAATTCGGCAGCTTCGATGTCTACATTTGGCGGTTCGTGGGCGGCAAACCGAAAGTTAGATCCCCGAAATCGCTCAAGCAGGTTCCGGCGAAAACACTGGAATCTGATGCCGTGAGCAAAGACCTGAAAAAGCGAGGCTTCAACTTCGTAGGATCGACCATCTGCTACGCCTTCATGCAAGCCGTGGGCATGGTGAACGACCACGTCGTGGGATGCTTCCGTTACAAGCAGGCTGGTTCTCAGGGTTGA
- a CDS encoding lipid-binding SYLF domain-containing protein has product MKRFIAGLILVLMSSVALFAVDDEHEVDRVKDAGAVLKEILNIPDDIPQDLLDKAECVVILPSVKKGALGIGGSYGRGVMICRSGQHYKGKWGAPALYALEGVSIGFQLGGQATDFVLLVMNPKGAESLLYSKVKLGADASAAAGPKGRTAEGATDIVMDAEILSYSRNKGLFAGVSLEGSTLRSDGSANEKLYGRKLTAKEIIREGKAGIPPAAQGLVSLLDRKSPINKSDPKSLE; this is encoded by the coding sequence ATGAAGAGATTTATCGCGGGTCTGATCCTCGTGCTCATGTCGAGCGTTGCACTATTTGCCGTCGACGACGAGCACGAAGTCGATCGCGTGAAAGACGCGGGTGCTGTACTGAAAGAGATTCTGAATATTCCCGACGACATTCCTCAGGACCTGCTCGACAAGGCCGAGTGCGTCGTCATTCTTCCCTCGGTGAAGAAGGGCGCTTTAGGCATTGGAGGCAGCTACGGTCGCGGCGTCATGATCTGCCGCAGCGGCCAACACTACAAGGGCAAATGGGGCGCCCCGGCGTTATACGCCCTCGAAGGCGTCAGCATCGGGTTTCAACTGGGCGGTCAGGCCACCGACTTTGTGTTGCTCGTGATGAATCCCAAGGGCGCGGAGTCGCTGCTCTACAGCAAAGTAAAACTCGGAGCCGACGCCTCAGCCGCGGCTGGCCCGAAGGGCCGCACTGCTGAAGGCGCCACCGACATCGTCATGGATGCCGAAATTCTCTCCTATTCGCGCAACAAAGGCCTCTTCGCCGGCGTTTCCCTGGAGGGGTCCACCTTGCGCTCCGATGGCAGCGCCAATGAAAAACTCTATGGCAGGAAGCTGACGGCCAAAGAAATCATTCGTGAAGGTAAAGCGGGTATTCCTCCCGCTGCCCAGGGACTGGTTTCTCTCCTCGATCGCAAATCGCCGATCAACAAGTCGGACCCAAAGTCTCTGGAGTAA
- a CDS encoding VWA domain-containing protein: protein MKNLDSSGMKYTNLMMRLLAFSLATFVWVAASGAQSAFVSGAPSANAYAGNGAVENAADDDPQGSLITLHARVNEVNVLFIATDKHGKFVRDLGQNDFSILDDHQPPQAILNFRRETDLPLHLGLLVDVSGSVDSRFDFEQTAATSFLEHTLRTGFDKAFIVGFNSHSQMAQDYTDNVQLLSAGVHKLHDGGGTALYDAVYHACKDKFLKDRSDRPVRKAIVIVSDGEDNQSEISKAQAIEMAQRSEVIIYAISTDDSGLVMRGDKVLEQLAEATGGRAFFPFKMKDITRSFAAIEDELRSQYVVSYKPANFDADGRYRSIEISSLKKDLQVRARKGYFAPQQ, encoded by the coding sequence GTGAAAAATTTGGATTCTTCCGGCATGAAGTACACGAACCTGATGATGCGGCTGCTCGCGTTTTCTCTGGCAACCTTTGTGTGGGTTGCGGCGTCGGGCGCGCAGTCTGCCTTTGTTTCGGGAGCGCCCAGCGCCAACGCCTACGCAGGAAATGGCGCAGTGGAAAATGCCGCTGACGACGATCCACAGGGATCGCTCATCACGCTGCATGCCCGGGTGAACGAAGTCAATGTGCTCTTCATCGCAACCGACAAGCATGGCAAGTTCGTGCGTGACCTGGGCCAGAACGATTTCAGTATCCTCGACGACCACCAGCCGCCACAGGCGATTTTGAATTTTCGGCGGGAAACCGACCTGCCTTTGCATCTTGGCCTGTTGGTAGACGTTAGCGGATCGGTCGACAGCCGTTTCGATTTCGAGCAGACCGCCGCCACCAGCTTTCTGGAGCACACCCTGCGAACCGGGTTCGATAAGGCTTTTATCGTCGGCTTCAACAGTCACAGCCAGATGGCGCAGGATTATACCGATAACGTGCAATTGCTCTCGGCGGGCGTGCACAAGTTGCACGACGGCGGCGGAACCGCCCTTTACGACGCGGTGTACCATGCGTGCAAAGATAAATTCTTGAAGGACCGTTCGGATCGTCCGGTGCGCAAAGCCATCGTGATTGTGAGCGACGGCGAGGATAATCAGAGCGAGATTTCGAAGGCGCAGGCCATCGAGATGGCACAGCGCTCGGAAGTGATTATCTACGCGATCTCCACTGACGACAGCGGATTGGTTATGCGCGGCGACAAAGTTCTCGAGCAACTGGCGGAAGCCACCGGCGGACGCGCATTTTTCCCCTTCAAGATGAAGGACATCACGCGCTCGTTTGCGGCCATTGAAGATGAGCTGCGCAGCCAGTATGTCGTCTCCTACAAGCCGGCGAATTTCGATGCGGATGGGCGCTACCGGTCCATTGAAATCTCCTCGCTGAAAAAAGATCTGCAAGTGCGGGCGCGCAAGGGATACTTCGCGCCGCAGCAGTAG
- a CDS encoding MarR family transcriptional regulator, with product MPRKTLDSAVTDFLRAVGLLVRRVRAASGAHELSLTESAVMARLAREGPATTAELARAESMKPQSMGTTIAALEEMGLVERRPHPTDGRQVNIELTAKGAAVRSRARDAKRTWLAQAIAQLDDHEQETLFKAGEIIGRLAEK from the coding sequence ATGCCACGTAAGACGCTGGACTCCGCCGTGACCGATTTCCTTCGCGCCGTTGGGCTCTTGGTGCGCCGCGTCCGTGCGGCGAGCGGGGCGCATGAGCTTTCTTTGACTGAATCTGCCGTGATGGCGCGCCTCGCCCGAGAGGGACCGGCCACGACTGCCGAATTGGCCCGGGCGGAGAGCATGAAGCCGCAATCGATGGGTACCACCATCGCGGCTCTTGAGGAGATGGGACTGGTCGAGCGCAGGCCGCATCCAACCGACGGCCGGCAAGTGAACATCGAATTGACGGCAAAGGGCGCCGCCGTGAGGAGCCGCGCACGCGACGCGAAACGAACCTGGCTGGCGCAGGCTATCGCCCAACTCGACGATCACGAGCAGGAGACGCTGTTCAAGGCGGGCGAGATCATTGGGCGTCTGGCGGAGAAGTAA
- a CDS encoding isochorismatase family protein: MPLTRLDDTAALIVIDLQKGIVGLPTVHPAHEIVGRAAQLARAFRNRGLPVVLVNVAGRAPGRTDVGFPKVSFTPDWTELVPELEPQPDDYLVTKQRVGAFLGTSLDDYLRKRNVTQVFLTGVATSAGVEATARSAYDLGYNVVLVVDAMTDRDADSHRHSVEKIFPRIGETDTTDDVLKALAP; the protein is encoded by the coding sequence ATGCCGCTTACAAGACTCGATGACACCGCCGCCCTGATTGTGATTGACCTGCAAAAGGGTATCGTGGGTTTGCCAACCGTCCATCCTGCCCATGAGATCGTCGGCCGAGCGGCGCAGCTCGCCCGTGCGTTCCGCAACCGAGGACTGCCGGTGGTTCTGGTCAACGTGGCGGGCAGGGCCCCTGGGCGCACCGATGTGGGGTTTCCCAAAGTTTCGTTCACGCCGGATTGGACCGAGCTTGTGCCTGAACTCGAACCGCAACCGGACGACTATCTGGTGACCAAGCAACGAGTCGGCGCGTTCCTGGGAACATCATTGGACGATTACCTCCGCAAACGCAACGTGACCCAGGTCTTCCTCACCGGTGTGGCGACGAGCGCGGGGGTGGAAGCGACGGCGCGCAGCGCCTACGATCTCGGCTACAACGTGGTGCTGGTTGTGGATGCGATGACGGACCGGGACGCGGACTCGCACCGCCATAGCGTCGAGAAGATTTTTCCGCGAATCGGTGAGACGGACACGACTGACGACGTGCTGAAAGCGCTGGCGCCGTGA
- a CDS encoding MFS transporter, which produces MNASTGSSTSKARISRASTSPTSISYAWRALRHRNFRLFFFGQGTSVIGTWMTRLATSWLVYRMTHSALLLGVVGFSGQIVSFLLGPFAGVWVERLNRRKLLVWTQALAAIQSLALAALTLAHVINLWEIIALSAFQGLINAFDMPGRQSFLVQMVEDRNDLSNAIAINSSMANGARLIGPAIAGLVIAAAGEGWCFLIDGVSYFAVVASLLMMRITPMDIRPHATSMLEQMREGWDYVRGFRPIRTILLLFALISLMGWPYAVLLPIFAGQVLHGGAHTLGWLTGASGIGALASGLSLAARKSVRGLTRMVQIASAMLGGALILFGASHTLWLSLILMALVGFGLMQCAAASNTIIQSLVTEDKRARVMSYYTMAFFGAAPFGSLFAGALAHRIGAPFTVMVTGAFCLAGSLWFAVERPKIRAVMRPIYREMGLISDPAAM; this is translated from the coding sequence GTGAACGCTTCGACTGGAAGTTCGACGTCCAAGGCTAGGATCTCGCGGGCTTCGACTTCACCGACCTCGATCTCATACGCCTGGCGAGCGCTGCGGCACCGCAACTTCAGACTTTTTTTCTTCGGCCAGGGCACCTCGGTAATCGGCACTTGGATGACGCGGCTGGCGACGAGTTGGCTCGTTTACCGGATGACGCATTCGGCGCTGCTGCTGGGCGTCGTAGGATTTTCCGGGCAGATTGTTTCGTTTCTACTGGGGCCGTTTGCCGGAGTCTGGGTTGAGCGATTGAACCGCCGCAAGCTGCTGGTATGGACTCAGGCTCTGGCGGCTATCCAGTCACTGGCCTTAGCCGCGCTCACTCTGGCGCACGTCATCAATCTCTGGGAAATCATCGCTCTCAGCGCCTTTCAAGGGCTTATCAATGCATTCGACATGCCGGGGCGGCAATCGTTTCTCGTGCAAATGGTGGAGGATCGGAACGACTTGAGCAATGCCATCGCCATCAACTCTTCGATGGCGAATGGTGCGCGGCTGATTGGCCCGGCCATCGCGGGATTGGTGATCGCGGCCGCCGGCGAAGGCTGGTGCTTCCTGATCGATGGCGTCAGTTATTTTGCAGTCGTCGCTTCCCTGCTGATGATGCGAATTACGCCCATGGACATACGCCCCCATGCCACGAGCATGCTCGAACAAATGCGCGAAGGTTGGGACTATGTGCGAGGCTTTCGCCCGATCCGCACAATCCTTTTGCTGTTTGCGTTAATCAGTCTGATGGGTTGGCCTTATGCTGTGCTGCTGCCGATTTTTGCTGGCCAGGTGCTGCACGGCGGAGCCCATACTTTGGGATGGTTGACGGGGGCTTCCGGTATCGGAGCGCTGGCGTCGGGGCTATCGCTGGCCGCGCGCAAATCGGTCCGCGGCCTGACCCGCATGGTGCAGATTGCGTCTGCGATGCTGGGAGGAGCGCTGATTCTGTTTGGCGCGTCGCATACGCTTTGGCTGTCGTTAATATTGATGGCCCTGGTGGGTTTCGGCCTTATGCAGTGCGCGGCGGCGAGTAATACGATCATCCAGTCGCTCGTGACGGAAGACAAGCGGGCGCGCGTGATGAGTTATTACACGATGGCTTTTTTCGGCGCGGCGCCCTTCGGCAGCCTGTTTGCGGGCGCACTGGCTCACCGGATCGGCGCGCCATTTACAGTCATGGTCACGGGCGCATTCTGCCTCGCGGGGTCGTTGTGGTTCGCCGTCGAGCGGCCGAAAATCAGGGCGGTGATGCGGCCGATTTATCGGGAGATGGGATTGATTTCCGATCCGGCGGCGATGTGA